One region of Oryza sativa Japonica Group chromosome 5, ASM3414082v1 genomic DNA includes:
- the LOC9266168 gene encoding uncharacterized protein isoform X2 — protein sequence MPPPLLLLFFLLAGVGATTTVEEPPAALSPPHKNATLSEILLRYGLPPGVFPTSITAFTLAANGSLAVDLQGPCYSHYEYLTYFEARVVGLLRYGSLTDLSGVKVRRFLVWFDVIRVKVDLPPPPHYVYLDIGWITRKLPADEFESPHKCDDSKKCRLSSALATAAVWFQV from the coding sequence atgccgcctcccctcctcctcctcttcttcctcctcgccggcgtgggcGCCACCACCACGGTGGAGGAGCCCCCGGCGGCGCTGTCCCCGCCGCACAAGAACGCGACGCTCTCTGAGATCCTCCTGCGCTACGGCCTGCCACCGGGGGTGTTCCCCACCAGCATCACCGCCTTCACCCTCGCCGCCAACGGCAGCCTTGCCGTCGACCTCCAGGGCCCCTGCTACTCCCACTACGAGTACCTCACCTACTTTGAGGCCCGCGTCGTGGGGCTCCTCCGCTACGGCTCTCTCACCGACCTTTCCGGGGTCAAGGTCCGCCGCTTCCTCGTCTGGTTCGACGTCATCCGAGTCAAGGTCgacctcccgccgcccccgcacTACGTCTACCTCGACATCGGATGGATCACCCGCAAGCTTCCTGCCGACGAGTTCGAGTCCCCCCACAAGTGCGACGACTCCAAGAAATGCCGCCTCTCGTCCGCGCTCGCCACGGCTGCCGTGTGGTTTCAGGTTTGA
- the LOC9266168 gene encoding uncharacterized protein isoform X1: MDVGQVGFHNSKLVCCFPPPKASTMPPPLLLLFFLLAGVGATTTVEEPPAALSPPHKNATLSEILLRYGLPPGVFPTSITAFTLAANGSLAVDLQGPCYSHYEYLTYFEARVVGLLRYGSLTDLSGVKVRRFLVWFDVIRVKVDLPPPPHYVYLDIGWITRKLPADEFESPHKCDDSKKCRLSSALATAAVWFQV, encoded by the exons ATGGATGTGGGTCAAGTTGGTTTTCACAACTCTAAATTG GTTTGTTGTTTCCCTCCTCCCAAAGCCTCAACaatgccgcctcccctcctcctcctcttcttcctcctcgccggcgtgggcGCCACCACCACGGTGGAGGAGCCCCCGGCGGCGCTGTCCCCGCCGCACAAGAACGCGACGCTCTCTGAGATCCTCCTGCGCTACGGCCTGCCACCGGGGGTGTTCCCCACCAGCATCACCGCCTTCACCCTCGCCGCCAACGGCAGCCTTGCCGTCGACCTCCAGGGCCCCTGCTACTCCCACTACGAGTACCTCACCTACTTTGAGGCCCGCGTCGTGGGGCTCCTCCGCTACGGCTCTCTCACCGACCTTTCCGGGGTCAAGGTCCGCCGCTTCCTCGTCTGGTTCGACGTCATCCGAGTCAAGGTCgacctcccgccgcccccgcacTACGTCTACCTCGACATCGGATGGATCACCCGCAAGCTTCCTGCCGACGAGTTCGAGTCCCCCCACAAGTGCGACGACTCCAAGAAATGCCGCCTCTCGTCCGCGCTCGCCACGGCTGCCGTGTGGTTTCAGGTTTGA